The Amycolatopsis umgeniensis DNA segment GAACGCAACGCCGGTATCACCGATCTGCTCGAGGCGTTCCGTGAGCAGACCGGGTTCAGCGTGCTGTGCAACACCTCGCTGAACAACAACGGGCGCGGTTTCCTCAACCGCACCAGTGATCTCATCGAGTACGGGGAGACGTACGGCCTCGACGGCTACGTCATCAACGACACGTTCGTGACCCCGCGCAGCTCCTGATTTCTTGCCCAACGGGGGCAAGACCCGGATGCCACGCACCCAGTCGTGGCATCCGGGCACCTCGTGGTGCCCATCCGAATTCCCGTCCGAAGGGGGAAGGCCATGCGAGTCGTGCTCGCGGGCGGCGGTGTCATCGCGCTGCTGACCGCCGTGGAATGCGTTTCGGCCGGGCACGAAGTGGTCATCGCCGACCAGGCCGACATCCCGTTCTCCGGTGCCACTTCGTTCGATCGCCACCGTGTGGTGCGCGCGCTGCATCCCGGTGACCTCGCCACCACGGCGGCCGCCGTCGGCGCGCATCACGCCTGGATCGACCTCGAGCACCTCCTGTCCACGGCGTTCTACGAACAGACCGGAGCGCTCACCGCGATCGCGGCGGACGAGGCGACGGTCGCGCGGGAGCTGTTGACCGCGGCCGGATCCAAAGCCGAAGTGCTCGGCGCGGCCGAACTCGCCGCCGAATTCCCGCACGCCGGTTTCGTCCCGGGCACGGGGGCGATCTTCGAGTCGCACGCGGGGATCCTGCTCGCGGACCGGGTACTGGCGGCCTGCGCCGGCTGGCTGCGCTGGCACGCGCACGCGGAACTCCATCCGCATCGCAAGGTCGTCGGGGTCGACGCCGATCGCGCCGAGGTCCGGCTGGCCGACGGCGAGATCCTCCGCGGTGACGCGGTCCTGCTGGCGGCGGGGCCGTGGTCGCAGGACCTGCTGGCACCCGAGCTGTCGAGGGAACTAGTGCTGCACCGGCAGACGATGCTCTACTGCGACGTCCCGCCCGCCGACGCCGCCGCGTGGGCGGCGACACCGGCGATCACCTCGCTCGGCACCGCCGGTGGCGCGTGGCTGGTACCGCCGGTCGCCGGGACGCCCTTGAAGCTCAGCGCCGCGAGTGCCTGCCGTGTCGTCGACGAGGTCGGCGGCGCCGTCTCGCCCTCGTGGTGGCGTGAGCATCTGATCGACACGTTCGCCGCGCTGATCCCGGGCTTCCGCCGTGACTGGCTGATCGACACCCGGGACTGCCACTATCTGGCCCGGCGTTCGACCCTCGGCCCGATGCTCGCCGTTCTCGGCGACCGCGTCCTGTCCTACGCGGCGTGCGGCGGCTCGTCCTTCAAGTTCGCCCCGCTGATCGCCCGGTCCCTGGCCGCGCGCCTGACCGGCGCGGCCCCGGCCCCGACCGGACTCGAACCGCTCGACCGGCCGCTCGTGCGCGCGTCCGGCGTCCACCCAACCCGTCCTGCCCTACGAGGTGTGTCGTGAAACTGCTCGCGCTGGAAGCCAGCCAGAACTCCTACTACTACCTGCCCCGGTACCAGCAGATCGAGGACTTCGGCGGGGTGCTGTACGTGCTCAACGGGATCGGGACCGACGATCTCTGGCCGTCGGAGCGCTACCGGATCGCCGGCAGCAACCACATCGACGACCTGATCCGGCACGCGAAGGCCTGGCACGCGGAGGAGTCCTTCGAAGGTGTGCTCACTTTCTCGGAGTCCGGTGTGGTCCTGGTCGCCGCGGTGGCCGAGGCGCTCGGGCTCCCCGGTATCGGCGTCGACGCGGCGAGGACGAGCCGGAACAAGCTGATCATGCGGCAGGCGCACGAAAAGGGCGGTGCCGCGCATCCGGACTTCCGCTTCGTCGAAGACCTCGACGCGGCTTTGCGAGCTGCCGAAGACTTCGGGTATCCGGTGATCCTGAAGCCGACGCTCGGCGCGGCCAGCAACTTCGTTTTCCGTGTCGACGACGAAGAGAAGATGCGGGAGCGCTACGCGCAGGCTCGCGAGGGCATCGACAAGATGACCTGGTACAACATGGAGGCCGAGGGGCTGGATCTCGGCCCGCACGGCCTGCTCGTCGAGTCCTTTCTGGACGGTCATGAACATCTCATCGAGGCGCTCGCCTGGGACGACGAGGTGTACCTCGGTTCCATTGTGGACAGGGTCACGTCGGAAGGCGAGACCTTCGACGACGACGTGCACCACGCTCCCACGTCGCTCACCCCGGATCAGGTGGCCGAGGTGCACGCCGTGGTGACCGCCGGGGTGCGTGCCCAAGGGCTCACCCGCGGCGCGCTGCACGCGGAAGTACGGTTCCACCAGGGAAAGCCGTTCCTGCTGGAGATCGCCGTCCGCCCCGGTGGCGGCGGGCTCGACCACATGGCCCGACTCTCGGCGGGCTACGACCCGATCAAGGGACTCATGGACGTCTCCCGCGGTGTGCGGCCGGACGTCCGCCACTTCAGCCCGACCGGTGTGCACACCGCCGCGATGTGCCTGATCTGCCCCGGCGGGGTCATCGGGTCGATCGACGTCCCGCCCGCGGTGAACGAGTCGGCGGCCCTGTACTACCTCAAGATCTTCGCGAAGCCGGGCGATCTGATCAAGCGTCCGCCGCTCGGGAACAACATCTTCGGCGGTATCGGCGCGCTCGGCTCTTCCTTCGACGAAGCCATGCGGAACGCGAACGACCTGGCCGGGAAGATCGAGGTCAAGCTCAGCGAAACCCAGAAGTAGCACCGAATTCCGCTCGACATCTCCGGACCCTCACCCAGGGCCCGGCGGTGGATGACGCCCAAAACCGCGTGGAGGACAACGTGTCACGGACAGCCACTCGACGGCACTATCTGATGGTCAGACCGACGTACTTCGACGTCGAGTACTCGATCAACCCCTGGATGGATCCGAAGAAGCCCACGTACACCGAACTGGCCGTCGCCCAGTGGGAGTGGTTGCACGATCTGTACACCGATCTGGGGCACCGCGTCGATCTGCTCGAACCGGTGGCAGGCCTGCCGGACATGGTGTTCGCGGCCAACGGCGCCACCGTCGTCGACGGTCAGGTCCTCGTCGCCCGGTTCCATCACATGCAGCGCGCCGGCGAGTCCGACGCGTATCTGGAGTGGTTCCGTGCCAACGGGTACCGCTACGTGCGGCAGGCGCAGTGGGTCAACGAGGGGGAGGGCGACTACCTCGTCGCCGGGCAGAAGATCCTCGCCGGGACCGGGTTCCGCACGAATCCCGAGGCGCACAACGAGTCCCGCGAGTTCTTCGGCCGTCCGGTGATCGGGCTGACCCTGATCGACCCGCGGTACTACCACCTCGACACCGCGCTCGCAGTCCTCGACGACGACACGGTGATGTACTACCCGGAGGCGTTCTCCGAGGACAGCCGCCTGGTGCTCAAGGAGATGTATCCCGACGCGATCCTGGCCTCGCAACGCGACGCCGCCGTCTTCGGCCTCAACGCCGTTTCCGACGGCAAGCACGTCGTGCTGCCGCAGGCGGCCACCGGGCTGACGGCGCAGTTGCGGGAACACGGCTTCGAGCCGATCGGCGCCGACCTGTCCGAATTGCTCAAGGCGGGTGGCAGCGTCAAATGCTGCACGCTGGAACTGCGTGCCAGGTGAGGAGTTCTTGATGGAGTCAGCGGTACGGGACCGGGGCGGGCGCACCACGCTGCGCCGGATCCTGGTCGGGGCGGTGCTGATCGCGGTACCGGCGGTGGTCGTCGTCGTGGTGCTCGGACTGGGTTCGGCCTACGAACCGGTCTCGGGCACGGCGGCCAAGGCGGCGAGCGGCGGCCCCGACACCTACGCGCGCCTGCTGGTCGCGCTGCCGGTGATCCTCGGCGCCTGCTACCTGGCGGGAGCGCTGGCCCGGCGGCTCGGGCAGCCCGCGGTGATCGGCGAGATCGTCGCGGGGATCCTGCTGGGGCCGTCGCTGTTCGGGATCATCTGGCCCGGCGCCTTCGGCTGGCTGTTCCCCAGCGGGGTGGTCTCGGCGATCAACATCCTGTCGCAGCTGGGCTTGATCTTCTTCATGTACCTGGTCGGCTCCGAGATCGACGTCGACGCGGTGCGGAAGCGCGGGTTCACCGCGGTGACGGTCAGCCAGGTCAGCATCGCGTTGCCGATGGTCTCCGGCATCGTGCTCGCCCTCGGCCTGTACCCGATCTTCGGCGGTGACGTCAGTTTCCTCGCGTTCGGGCTGTTCATCGCGGTCTCCATGAGTGTGACGGCGTTCCCGGTGCTGGCGCGGATCCTGACCGACCGCGGGATCTCGAAGACCCCGCTGGGCGCGCTCGCCCTCACCTGCGCCGCTGTCGACGACGTCGCCGCGTGGTGCCTGCTGGCCGTCGTGGTCGCCGTCAGCCAGGGCGGGACGCCGTCGGAGGTGTTCCTGACCGTCGGGCTCACCTTGCTCTTCGTGGTGGTGATGCTCTATGTCGTCCGGCCGTTGCTGATCAAGCTGCTCGCCCGGGTGCCGGAGCCCGCCGTCCTCGCGATCCTGCTCGGCGGGATCATGCTTTCGGCGCTGGCCACCAACGAGATCGGCATCCACGCGCTCTTCGGTGCCTTCCTGTTCGGCGTCATCGCGCCGAGGAAGGATCCGGTGGTCGCCCGCGCCGCCGGGAAGCTCGGCAGCGTGACCTTGGCGCTGCTGCTGCCGCTTTTCTTCGCCTACACCGGACTGCACACCGAGTTCAGCCTGCTCGGCTCCGGCTCGATGTGGCTGTGGACCCTGCTGATCACGGCGGTGGCGGTGTTCGGGAAGTGGGTCGGCAGCACCACGGCGGCCCGGCTGACCGGTGTCGGCTGGCGCGAGTCGTTGTCACTCGGGGCGTTGATGAACTGCCGGGGCCTGACCGAACTGGTGGTGCTCAACGTCGGTCTCCAGATGAAGGTGATCAGCCCGACGGTGTTCGCGATGCTCGTGATCATGACGCTGGTCTCGACGATCGCCACCGCCCCCGCACTCACCCTGATCGCCAGGTTCGGGAAGAAGTCCGCAAAGGACTGGGACAAGACCGCCGGTCCAGCGGCGGCGGAAAGTAGATAGGACACCATGACCAGCAAGCAGGAAACCCTAGTCAGCACTTTCGCCGAGGTCGTCCTCGCCGACGAGGTCCGGGACACCATCGGGAGCGAGTTGCGGTCCTTCCCGAACCCCGTCGACGACATCGACCGTTCGCTGGCGATGCTCCGGGTGGCCTTCTCGAAGCTGCCCATCGACCAGTTGCAGACGATCCTGGACTTCGGCAGGCACGTCGACACCGCCGGAGTCGCGCTCGTGCGCAACCTGCCGGTGGACCCGGAACTCCCGGAGACACCTGTCGACGGGGAACCCAGCAAGGACAAGAAGACGTTCGTCGCCGAGACCGTCCTTTTGGGACTGAGCCAGCTGCTCGGCGAGCCCGTCGGGTTCACCACCGAGAAGAGCGGACGGCTCGTGCACGACGTCGTCCCCGTTTCGGCGGGCGCGCGCAGCCAGACCAACCAGAGCTCGCACGTGTTCCTGAACTTCCACAACGACATCGTGCACGACGAGGTGGGCCGCTACGACGTGTCCAATCCGGACTTCCTGGTGTTGAACTGCGTGCGGCAGGACGGGAACAAGGAGGCTGTCACCTACTACGCCGACGGCCGGGACATCTCGGCCGCACTGGACCCGGAGGTGCTCGCCGTCCTGCGCCGCCCGCTGTTCCGGCTCAACGCGCCCGGCAGTTACGTGCGTGACGTCGCCAAGGGGTCCGACGTGCTGTCCGATCTCGTGCCGATCATCTCCGGACCGTCGGAATCGCCGGAGGTGGCTGTCTCGGCCAACGGGGTGGTGGGGGAGACCGTCGAGGCGGAACAGGCGCTGGAGGAACTGCAGCGGGTCTGCCGCGAGGTCGCGCACCAGGTGAAGCTGGAGCCGGGGACGGCGCTGCTGATCAACAACCGGAAGGGACTGCACGCGCGGTCGCAGTTCTTCGCCCGGCACAACGGGCGTGACCGGTGGCTGCAGCGCACCTACCTGCGCCGGAGCCTGTGGACGATCCGGTACCGGGGCACGGAGGAGGACCGGCGGGTGCACTGAGCCTCGCCGCGGGGGCACTCCAGTCTCGGACCGGTCGCGACACCCTCTGTGGCGGCTGAGCGGGGAGAACTCGCCGTCGTGCTGGCCGGTCGGGCGTCGAAGTCGACGATGAAGGAATTGGGACGTTGAATGTCCTGAATCCTTCACCGTCGCGGGCAACGTGGCTTCTCCAGCGGGACGTTGCCCGCGTGTCGGCTTCGGGTGTCGCGAAAGCCACTTTCGGGACATCAGACGTCCCGAAAGTGGCTTTCGCGACGCACTCACGAGATCTGGCCACGTTCAGGACGGCTCGCAGTCGGGTAACCCGCCGGAAAGCACCCGTACCGGAGGAGCCCCGATGGCCGACAAGTTACGACCGCCGCAGCAGCAGGAACCGCCGGGCGTGACGTCGAAGATGGACCCGCCGCCCAGGGACTCCATGGAGGATTACGAGGGCCGCGACCTGCTGCGCGGCAAGCGCGCGCTCATCACCGGCGGGGACTCCGGGATCGGCAGGGCGGTCGCCATCGCTTTCGCCAAGGAGGGCGCCGACGTCGCGATCGCCTACCTCAACGAGCACGAGGACGCGAAGTACACCGAAGAGCGTGTCCGGGCCGAGGGCCGCGAGTGTCTCCTTCTGCCGGGTGACCTGGCGGAGGCCGCTCAGTGCCGTGAGATCGTCGATCGGACCGTGAACGAACTCGGCGGCCTGGACATCCTGGTCAACAACGTCGCCACGCAGTGGCCCGTCGACTCCCCCGAGGAGCTCACCGACGAGCAGTGGACGCACACCTTCGACGTGAACATCCACAGCTTCTTCCGGGTGACCGACGCGGCGCTGCCGCACCTGAAGAAGGGCGCGGCGATCATCAACACCGGTTCGGTGAACGGTCTTCGCGGCAACAAGTCCCTCATCGACTACTCCGCGACCAAGGGCGCCGTCCACGCTTGGACGTACGCGATGGCCCAGGCACTCGCCGATCGCGGCGTCCGGATCAACTGTGTCGCGCCGGGTCCGGTGTGGACACCGTTGATCCCCTCGACGTTCCCGCCGGAGAAGGTCGAGAAGTTCGGCCTCCAGGTCCCGTTCGAGCGGGCCGCCCACCCGGACGACCTCGCGCCCTCGTACGTCTTCTTGGCCTCCAATCGGCTCTCGTCGTACTACAGCGGCGAGGTCATCGCGGCGCTCGGCGGAGAGACGACGCCCGGTTGAGCGGCCCGATGCGAGAGCTTCGAGGAGGCGCGATGGCGCGGCGGAGTCTCGTCCAGACCACCAAGGCCGCGGCCGCGGCGGTGATCGCGTGGATCGTCGCGACCTCGGTCCTCGAGTTACCGCAACCCTTTCTGGCGCCGTACGCGGCCGTCTTCCTGGTGCAAGCCACTGTCTACCGCTCCTTGCGTGGCTGGGCGCAGCAGGTCGGCGCCGTCTCCGTGGGGGTACTGCTCGCGGCGGCCGCCGGCCAGTTCATCCCGTCGGTGACGGTGGCGCTCGGACTGGTCGTCTTCACCGGGTTGCTGATCGGCTCGTGGCGCGGGTTCGGCGAGTCAGGGGTGTGGGTCGGGATCACCGGCATGCTGCTGATCTCCTACGGCAACGCGACCGAACCCGTCCTGCTCGCCGACAGGCTGCTCGAAACCGCGTTGGGCGCGGCGATCGGGGCCGTGCTGAACGCGGTGATCCTGCCGCCGTTGCACGGGGAACGCCTGCGGACGGCGACGTCCCGGCTGGCCTCGGCGATCGCGGACGTGCTCGAGAAGACCGCGGCGCTGGTCCGCGGCGGTGAGGCGGCCGATCTCCTGCACGAACGGATGCGTGACGTGCGCAGTCTGGTCGCGGAGGCGGAGGAGGCGATCGGCTGGACCCAGGAGAGCCGGTACCTCAACCTCCGCGGACGGCGTGAGACCCGGGAAGAGCCGCTGGCGAACCTCGTCTCCCTGTGGCCGCCGCTCGCCCAGTTGATCGACGCGGTGAGCGAGGCCGCCCGGAGTGAGCAGCCGTTCCGGCATCCTGGCGAGTACGCGCGTGGAGTGGTCGGTGACCTGCTCGAGGCGCTCGCCGAAGTGGCCCGTTCGGGTGATCCGGACAAGCTCGATCGATGCCGCAAGCTGGTCGAAGAGATCGACCACCTGCTCGTCACCCCCACGGACGAGGTCACGACGTCGATCGGGCTCGGGGCGATGGCGTTGCCCGCCCGCCGTCTCGTCCAGCGGCTCGGCGCCGATTAGGCCGGGGCGACGGTGGGTAACCGTACCCATGACCGGAAGCGGAAAGCGGATCGTGGTCACCGGCGCCACCGGCAACGTCGGGACGGCCGTCGTGCGCGCGCTGGGTTCGGACCCCGAGGTGGGATCGATCGTCGGCGTGGCGAGGCGTCCCAGCCAGTGGGGGAGCCCGAAGACCGAGTTCGTCACCGCGGACGTCGCCCGTGACGACCTCCGGGCCGTGTTCGACGGTGCCGACGTGGTGATCCACCTCGCGTGGCTCTTCCAGCCCACCCATCGGCCCGAGGTCACCTGGCGTTCCAACGTGGTCGGCTCGATCCGGGTGTTCGAAACCGCGCAGGCCATGCGGGTGCCGGCGCTGGTGTACGCGTCGTCGATCGGGGCCTACTCGCCGAGGGACGACGACCATCCGATCACCGAGGACTGGCCGACCCACGGTTCGCCCAAATCCGCGTACACCCGAGAAAAGGCTTATGTGGAAAGGGTTCTCGACGCGTTCGACCGAAGTCATCCCCGGCTGAGGGTGGTCCGGTTGCGTCCGGGTTTCCTCTTCCAGCGAGCCGCGGCGTCGGAGCAGCGACGCCTTTTCGACGGGCCGTTCGTACCGGGCAAGCTGGTGCGGCCGTCGCTGATCCCGGCCACACCAGGGCTTTTCGACGCCGTCCTGCATCTGCCGGTGATGGACTGCACCCGGGCCAGGGAAGAACTGGGCTGGACGCCGCGGTACTCGTCGGAGGACGCGATCGAAGCATTCCTCAAAGGACTGAGAGAGAACGAAGGACTCCCGGCCGAACCGCTGAGATCGGACGTCGGCCGGGTCCACGAACTGGCGACCGGGTAGGGGAGCGACCGTGAACGAGAAAGCATTGCTGCACACGCTGACCAGGGTCGTGACCACTTTGGACGGTACATCGGTGCGGTTCGCCGTCGCGGGCGGTCTCGCCGTGTACGCGCGAGGCGGTCCGCCGTCCGACCACGACGTCGATCTCTTCCTCAAGGAGGAGGACATCCCCGAAGCGGCGGAGGCGTTGGAGGCCGCGGGACTGAGACGGGAGCACCCACC contains these protein-coding regions:
- a CDS encoding NAD(P)/FAD-dependent oxidoreductase → MRVVLAGGGVIALLTAVECVSAGHEVVIADQADIPFSGATSFDRHRVVRALHPGDLATTAAAVGAHHAWIDLEHLLSTAFYEQTGALTAIAADEATVARELLTAAGSKAEVLGAAELAAEFPHAGFVPGTGAIFESHAGILLADRVLAACAGWLRWHAHAELHPHRKVVGVDADRAEVRLADGEILRGDAVLLAAGPWSQDLLAPELSRELVLHRQTMLYCDVPPADAAAWAATPAITSLGTAGGAWLVPPVAGTPLKLSAASACRVVDEVGGAVSPSWWREHLIDTFAALIPGFRRDWLIDTRDCHYLARRSTLGPMLAVLGDRVLSYAACGGSSFKFAPLIARSLAARLTGAAPAPTGLEPLDRPLVRASGVHPTRPALRGVS
- a CDS encoding ATP-grasp domain-containing protein — protein: MKLLALEASQNSYYYLPRYQQIEDFGGVLYVLNGIGTDDLWPSERYRIAGSNHIDDLIRHAKAWHAEESFEGVLTFSESGVVLVAAVAEALGLPGIGVDAARTSRNKLIMRQAHEKGGAAHPDFRFVEDLDAALRAAEDFGYPVILKPTLGAASNFVFRVDDEEKMRERYAQAREGIDKMTWYNMEAEGLDLGPHGLLVESFLDGHEHLIEALAWDDEVYLGSIVDRVTSEGETFDDDVHHAPTSLTPDQVAEVHAVVTAGVRAQGLTRGALHAEVRFHQGKPFLLEIAVRPGGGGLDHMARLSAGYDPIKGLMDVSRGVRPDVRHFSPTGVHTAAMCLICPGGVIGSIDVPPAVNESAALYYLKIFAKPGDLIKRPPLGNNIFGGIGALGSSFDEAMRNANDLAGKIEVKLSETQK
- the ddaH gene encoding dimethylargininase, whose translation is MEDNVSRTATRRHYLMVRPTYFDVEYSINPWMDPKKPTYTELAVAQWEWLHDLYTDLGHRVDLLEPVAGLPDMVFAANGATVVDGQVLVARFHHMQRAGESDAYLEWFRANGYRYVRQAQWVNEGEGDYLVAGQKILAGTGFRTNPEAHNESREFFGRPVIGLTLIDPRYYHLDTALAVLDDDTVMYYPEAFSEDSRLVLKEMYPDAILASQRDAAVFGLNAVSDGKHVVLPQAATGLTAQLREHGFEPIGADLSELLKAGGSVKCCTLELRAR
- a CDS encoding cation:proton antiporter — translated: MESAVRDRGGRTTLRRILVGAVLIAVPAVVVVVVLGLGSAYEPVSGTAAKAASGGPDTYARLLVALPVILGACYLAGALARRLGQPAVIGEIVAGILLGPSLFGIIWPGAFGWLFPSGVVSAINILSQLGLIFFMYLVGSEIDVDAVRKRGFTAVTVSQVSIALPMVSGIVLALGLYPIFGGDVSFLAFGLFIAVSMSVTAFPVLARILTDRGISKTPLGALALTCAAVDDVAAWCLLAVVVAVSQGGTPSEVFLTVGLTLLFVVVMLYVVRPLLIKLLARVPEPAVLAILLGGIMLSALATNEIGIHALFGAFLFGVIAPRKDPVVARAAGKLGSVTLALLLPLFFAYTGLHTEFSLLGSGSMWLWTLLITAVAVFGKWVGSTTAARLTGVGWRESLSLGALMNCRGLTELVVLNVGLQMKVISPTVFAMLVIMTLVSTIATAPALTLIARFGKKSAKDWDKTAGPAAAESR
- a CDS encoding TauD/TfdA family dioxygenase, with translation MTSKQETLVSTFAEVVLADEVRDTIGSELRSFPNPVDDIDRSLAMLRVAFSKLPIDQLQTILDFGRHVDTAGVALVRNLPVDPELPETPVDGEPSKDKKTFVAETVLLGLSQLLGEPVGFTTEKSGRLVHDVVPVSAGARSQTNQSSHVFLNFHNDIVHDEVGRYDVSNPDFLVLNCVRQDGNKEAVTYYADGRDISAALDPEVLAVLRRPLFRLNAPGSYVRDVAKGSDVLSDLVPIISGPSESPEVAVSANGVVGETVEAEQALEELQRVCREVAHQVKLEPGTALLINNRKGLHARSQFFARHNGRDRWLQRTYLRRSLWTIRYRGTEEDRRVH
- a CDS encoding SDR family oxidoreductase produces the protein MADKLRPPQQQEPPGVTSKMDPPPRDSMEDYEGRDLLRGKRALITGGDSGIGRAVAIAFAKEGADVAIAYLNEHEDAKYTEERVRAEGRECLLLPGDLAEAAQCREIVDRTVNELGGLDILVNNVATQWPVDSPEELTDEQWTHTFDVNIHSFFRVTDAALPHLKKGAAIINTGSVNGLRGNKSLIDYSATKGAVHAWTYAMAQALADRGVRINCVAPGPVWTPLIPSTFPPEKVEKFGLQVPFERAAHPDDLAPSYVFLASNRLSSYYSGEVIAALGGETTPG
- a CDS encoding FUSC family protein, translated to MARRSLVQTTKAAAAAVIAWIVATSVLELPQPFLAPYAAVFLVQATVYRSLRGWAQQVGAVSVGVLLAAAAGQFIPSVTVALGLVVFTGLLIGSWRGFGESGVWVGITGMLLISYGNATEPVLLADRLLETALGAAIGAVLNAVILPPLHGERLRTATSRLASAIADVLEKTAALVRGGEAADLLHERMRDVRSLVAEAEEAIGWTQESRYLNLRGRRETREEPLANLVSLWPPLAQLIDAVSEAARSEQPFRHPGEYARGVVGDLLEALAEVARSGDPDKLDRCRKLVEEIDHLLVTPTDEVTTSIGLGAMALPARRLVQRLGAD
- a CDS encoding NAD-dependent epimerase/dehydratase family protein gives rise to the protein MTGSGKRIVVTGATGNVGTAVVRALGSDPEVGSIVGVARRPSQWGSPKTEFVTADVARDDLRAVFDGADVVIHLAWLFQPTHRPEVTWRSNVVGSIRVFETAQAMRVPALVYASSIGAYSPRDDDHPITEDWPTHGSPKSAYTREKAYVERVLDAFDRSHPRLRVVRLRPGFLFQRAAASEQRRLFDGPFVPGKLVRPSLIPATPGLFDAVLHLPVMDCTRAREELGWTPRYSSEDAIEAFLKGLRENEGLPAEPLRSDVGRVHELATG